In Triticum aestivum cultivar Chinese Spring chromosome 5B, IWGSC CS RefSeq v2.1, whole genome shotgun sequence, the following proteins share a genomic window:
- the LOC123113998 gene encoding pentatricopeptide repeat-containing protein At4g21065 encodes MPPPPPLRSPPSGGPYTAAPPSPSRAAEQHCLRLLERATTPSSLLQPLAFLLKRGLHANPLVLTRLFAAAASAAPALLEPLVAALLRPGLPLDAFLVNTLIRAHVASPLPSARRAAAAFFPLMLRRGVAPNKFTFPFLLKSCAATPGSPAAGLQAHAAALKFGFAADHYVSNTLIHMYSCFGAGFLGDARNVFDRTPRDSAVTWSAMIGGYVRGGLSSDAVVLFREMQASGVRPDEVTVLGILSAAADLGALELTRWVERFVAREGIGRSVTLCNALIDTLAKCGDVDGAVAVFEGMEERTVVSWTSVIDALAMEGRGKEAVGVFEEMKAVGVPPDDVAFIGVLTACSHAGMVDEGRGYFDSMKTEHGIEPKIEHYGCMVDMFGRAGMVEHGLEFVRAMPMKPNPIIWRTLVAACRAHGRLELSESISRDLLKEYPAHEANYVMLSNVFALTQRWKEKSEIRREMSKRGITKVPGCSLVELDGEVHEFIAGDESHPQYKEIYRMVEEMSRELRRIGHIAATSEVLLDLDEEDKEGALQWHSEKLAIAFVLLRTPPGTQVRVVKNLRVCSDCHAAIKCISQVYNREIIVRDRSRFHRFKDGSCSCKDFW; translated from the coding sequence ATGCCGCCCCCGCCACCGCTCCGCTCGCCTCCGAGCGGCGGCCCTTAcaccgccgcgccgccgtcgccgtcgcgcgCGGCCGAGCAGCACTGCCTGCGCCTCCTGGAGCGCGCCACGACGCCCAGTTCCCTCCTCCAGCCCCTCGCATTCCTCCTCAAGCGCGGCCTCCACGCCAACCCGCTGGTCCTCACCAGGCTCTTCGCGgccgcggcctccgcggccccCGCGCTCCTCGAGCCCCTCGTCGCGGCGCTCCTCCGCCCGGGCCTCCCGCTCGACGCCTTCCTCGTCAACACCCTCATCCGCGCCCACGTCGCCTCCCCGCTCCCCTccgcgcgccgcgccgccgcggccttcTTCCCGCTGATGCTCCGCCGCGGCGTCGCCCCCAACAAGTTCACCTTCCCGTTCCTCCTCAAGTCCTGCGCCGCGACGCCGGGGTCCCCGGCCGCCGGCCTCCAGGCCCACGCCGCCGCCCTCAAGTTCGGGTTCGCCGCGGACCACTACGTCTCCAACACGCTCATACACATGTACTCCTGCTTCGGGGCCGGGTTCCTCGGGGACGCGCGGAACGTGTTCGACAGAACGCCCAGGGACAGCGCCGTCACCTGGAGCGCCATGATCGGCGGGTACGTGCGTGGGGGGCTGTCGAGTGATGCCGTCGTGCTGTTCCGGGAGATGCAGGCCAGCGGAGTGCGGCCGGATGAGGTGACGGTCCTCGGGATCCTTTCGGCCGCCGCTGATTTGGGTGCGCTCGAGCTCACGCGGTGGGTTGAGCGGTTCGTGGCGAGGGAGGGAATTGGGAGGTCTGTGACGCTGTGCAATGCGCTGATCGACACGCTCGCCAAGTGCGGGGATGTCGATGGGGCAGTGGCTGTGTTCGAGGGGATGGAGGAGCGGACTGTTGTGTCATGGACATCGGTGATTGATGCACTTGCAATGGAGGGCCGTGGGAAGGAGGCTGTGGGGGTGTTCGAGGAAATGAAGGCTGTCGGTGTGCCGCCTGATGATGTCGCGTTCATCGGGGTGCTCACTGCAtgtagccatgctggaatggttgaTGAAGGCCGTGGCTACTTTGACTCAATGAAGACAGAGCATGGTATTGAGCCTAAGATCGAGCATTATGGTTGTATGGTCGACATGTTTGGTCGCGCCGGCATGGTTGAGCATGGGTTGGAGTTTGTTCGCGCGATGCCCATGAAACCGAACCCAATAATTTGGCGGACTCTAGTTGCTGCTTGTCGTGCTCATGGTCGGCTCGAGCTCAGTGAAAGCATCAGCAGGGACCTTCTTAAGGAGTACCCTGCTCATGAGGCCAACTACGTCATGCTCTCCAACGTGTTCGCGTTGACGCAGAGATGGAAGGAGAAGTCAGAGATTAGGAGAGAGATGAGTAAGAGAGGAATCACAAAGGTGCCGGGCTGCAGCCTTGTTGAGCTTGATGGAGAGGTCCATGAGTTCATAGCAGGAGATGAGTCGCATCCGCAGTACAAGGAGATATACAGGATGGTTGAGGAGATGTCAAGAGAGCTAAGACGCATTGGGCATATTGCAGCCACATCAGAGGTCCTCCTTGACCTTGATGAGGAGGACAAGGAGGGTGCGCTTCAGTGGCACAGTGAGAAGCTGGCAATTGCATTCGTGCTCCTGAGGACTCCTCCTGGAACACAGGTCCGGGTGGTAAAAAACCTGCGTGTATGCTCCGATTGTCATGCGGCAATTAAGTGCATATCGCAGGTTTATAACCGGGAGATCATAGTGCGTGACAGGAGTCGTTTCCATCGCTTCAAGGATGGTTCCTGCTCGTGCAAGGATTTCTGGTGA
- the LOC123113999 gene encoding dolichyl-phosphate beta-glucosyltransferase, giving the protein MAGAAWPLSAAAGLLPASLSLTLLLGSLVVVLVLGVAAVFLEHIRKIGCMHSLERTAVSDAFFEDPGSLKKVPCPSIFDPAEKYISLIVPAYNEECRLPEALTETLNYLKQRSSADKSFTYEVLIVDDGSTDRTSKVAFEYVKKHNIDNVRVLLLGRNHGKGEAVRKGMLHSRGELLLMLDADGATKVTDLAKLEAEVRALAGKAKSSLAPSASSSQRLSDAEIAVFGSRAHLEKQALATRKWYRNFLMKGFHLVVLLTAGPGIRDTQCGFKMFTRSAARKLFTNIRLKRWCFDVEIVYLCKHLRIPMAEVSVSWTEIPGSKVRMTSILHMVFELLLIRVGYGLGIWKIYS; this is encoded by the exons ATGGCCGGCGCCGCCTGGCCGCTCTCCGCCGCCGCGGGCCTCCTCCCCGCCTCCCTCTCGCTGACCCTCCTCCTCGGCTCCCTC GTCGTCGTCCTCGTGCTGGGCGTCGCCGCCGTCTTCCTCGAGCACATCCGCAAGATCGGATGCATGCACTC GCTGGAGAGGACCGCCGTCTCGGACGCCTTCTTCGAGGACCCGGGCTCGCTCAAGAAG GTTCCCTGCCCATCGATTTTCGACCCTGCCGAGAAGTACATTTCGTTGATCGTGCCCGCTTACAACGAGGAGTGTCGGCTTCCCGAGGCTCTTACAGAGACACTCAA CTACCTGAAACAACGATCATCTGCCGACAAGTCGTTTACTTATGAG GTCTTGATTGTTGATGATGGAAGTACTGACCGTACCTCGAAAGTTGCCTTTGAGTATGTAAAGAAGCACAATATTGACAATGTTCGGGTTCTTCTACTCGGAAGAAACCATGGGAAAGGTGAAGCCGTCAGAAAA GGGATGCTCCATTCCCGGGGTGAGCTACTACTCATGCTTGATGCTGATGGCGCAACCAAGGTCACTGATTTGGCAAAGCTTGAAGCTGAG GTTCGTGCATTGGCGGGGAAAGCTAAGTCCAGTCTAGCACCCTCTGCTAGTTCATCGCAGAGGCTATCTGATGCTGAAATTGCTGTTTTTGGTTCCCGTGCTCATCTGGAGAAGCAGGCTCTTGCCACG AGGAAATGGTATCGTAACTTCCTTATGAAAGGTTTCCACTTGGTAGTACTGTTGACTGCTGGTCCTGGAATCAGAGATACACAG TGTGGCTTCAAGATGTTCACTCGATCTGCTGCAAGGAAACTCTTTACAAACATCAGATTGAAGAG GTGGTGTTTTGATGTTGAGATTGTGTACCTATGCAAGCACCTTAGGATCCCGATGGCGGAAGTATCGGTCAGCTGGACGGAGATACCTGGGTCCAAAGTGCGCATGACAAGCATCCTGCACATGGTGTTTGAGCTCCTGCTGATCAGAGTAGGGTATGGGCTGGGCATATGGAAAATTTACTCATAG